The proteins below come from a single Sorghum bicolor cultivar BTx623 chromosome 4, Sorghum_bicolor_NCBIv3, whole genome shotgun sequence genomic window:
- the LOC8078918 gene encoding ethylene-responsive transcription factor ERF109 produces MAPRLERGGFQLPNTEQENSLFLGALISVVSGDAAAPAALLPAPAPASAACARCGVDGCHGSGCELVAGSSSDSDGAECSAASASRASVGGGGGVGKRRGRGRRVSSYRGVRRRPWGKWAAEIRDPRRAVRKWLGTFDTAEDAARAYDVAAVEFRGQRAKLNFPADAAAVAAPALAPSWAGAAVQPHHRPLPDHQSLRENCGSNAASPVHVAQAPTTQQGIRTVAKEQDIWDGLNEIVMMDDGSFWSMP; encoded by the coding sequence ATGGCGCCGAGGTTGGAGCGCGGCGGGTTCCAGCTCCCGAACACCGAGCAGGAGAACTCACTCTTCCTCGGCGCACTCATCTCCGTCGTGTCCGGGGAcgccgccgcccccgccgcGTTGCTCCCGGCGCCGGCACCGGCTTCCGCGGCGTGCGCCAGGTGCGGCGTGGACGGGTGCCACGGCAGCGGCTGCGAGCTCGTCGCTGGGTCGAGCAGCGACAGCGACGGCGCAGAGTGCTCCGCCGCGTCCGCGAGCCGCGCCAGCGTTGGCGGCGGAGGAGGCGTGGGCAagcggagagggagagggaggagggtgAGCAGTTACAGGGGCGTGCGGCGGCGGCCGTGGGGCAAGTGGGCGGCGGAGATCCGCGACCCGCGCCGCGCCGTGCGCAAGTGGCTCGGCACGTTCGACACCGCCGAGGACGCCGCGCGCGCCTACGACGTCGCCGCGGTCGAGTTCCGGGGCCAGCGCGCCAAGCTCAACTTCCCGGCGGACGCTGCTGCCgtggcggcgccggcgctggcgcCTTCCTGGGCGGGGGCGGCTGTGCAGCCGCACCACCGTCCATTGCCCGATCATCAGAGCCTCCGCGAGAACTGCGGGTCCAACGCCGCGTCGCCGGTGCACGTGGCGCAGGCGCCGACCACGCAGCAGGGAATAAGGACGGTAGCCAAGGAACAGGACATCTGGGACGGCTTGAACGAGATCGTGATGATGGATGACGGCAGCTTCTGGTCCATGCCATGA